The genomic stretch CTCACTATAATACTTGCGCCTATTTCTTACGGTGCTATACAGTGCCGAGTTTCTGAAGCGTTGACTTTATTGCCGTTCTATATGCCTGAAGCTGTGCCGGGTTTGCTTATAGGGTGCGTAATTGCGAATCTTTACAGCGAGATGGGCTTGCTTGATATAATTTTCGGGTCTCTTGCTACGTTGATTGCGGCGGTGTTGACTCGTAAATCGCGAAATATTTATATAGCAGCATTCTGGCCGGTCTTGTCAAATATGATAATTATTAGCTTGCTGATTAGTTATCTGACTGACGCGCCATTAATTATAACGGGGATTTATGTAGCACTGGGAGAAGCTGCAGCATGTTATATCATAGGCGTGCCCTTAATGAAATTATTAGAGAATAGAAATATAATCAGCAAGTCATAAATTTTTTATTGCGTCATCATATAATCGCAGCATTTAATCTTGTGAAACTGGTAAAAATATATCTCGTGAAAATTTTTGAGTGTGTTATATAATATTCGCGTCCTGATTGAGATTCTTGCTTGAAAATATAATTTAATGAGTAATCTTAACGGTTTTAATCAGACATAATAAATGCTAGAATTCAGGGCAAAATTAAAGAAATCCCGTTTTGTCGGGTTTGGAGGAATTATTTATAATGTTGTCAAGAAAGATTTTATTAATCGTAACAGTAATAACCCTTTTAGTAATGAACAGTGCTTTAACAGCAAACGCAGCCGCAAAGAAGCCAGCATCAACACCTATAACTGCCGATTTTGTCGGAGTCGTTGACAGAGGAGAAATTCTCAACAATCACCCTAGATTGAAACAAGTTCAGGAGCAGCTCGCAAAAATAGCACGTCAGAAAGAAAACGAAGCCAAAGCCGCAGCCGATAAAGAGACAGACACAGCTAAGAAAGCTCAAGCAGTACAGGCCAAGAGACTCGAACTAGCACAGGAAGAGCAGAGATTAATGGCTCCTATATATCAAGACTGCGAACAGGCAGTAAGAGAAATCGCAGTAAAACGCAAATTGACACTCGTTCTTGATAAATTCGTTGTCTTAATCGGCGGAGTAGATATTACTCAAGACGTTATCCAGCAGTTAGCAAAGAAAAAATAAATGCGTAAAATTTTTGCGTCAATCGTAATTGTTTTATGCTTAAGCAAATTCGCATTCTGTGCCCAGCGTGAAATTAATCATGACTGGGTATGGAATGTCTTAGTTATTCCCCCCCTCACAGGCTGGGAGAGTGAGCCCGGCAAATCAATCAATACCGCTTTAAAATGGTGTGAGGCCGAAATTTCTGACTCTGGCACTGGAGTCGCTGGTCATGACTTGAAATTTATTAGATTGACTCTAAACACTAGCAGCGACAATCCCGCAAGAGATTTAAATCTGCAAGTTAACGATCATACAGCCGCAATAATGAGTTTTTCTTTATCGCCCGAAATTGATAGAGTTCTAGTGTCAAGACTTGCAGGCCGTGAGATTCCCTTAATGCTTGCAGGCGGTGAAAATGTTTTAATTGACTTTGCAGGCCGTCCATTTCCTAATATATTCGCTCTTGATTTATTTCGTGATTACAGGTGCAACGCCTTCACCGAATATGCTAAGAGAATCTACAAGCCCGATAAAAGAATCGCCCTCGCCGCGAGTCGATTTACAGTTAATCAGGAACGTGAAGCAAAAATTTGCTATAACATGTTAGATAATGCGGGATTTATGCCGATGCCATACTGGGCGGACGCGTCTGTTCGTGATAGTTTCGGAATGATGGCCGAAGAAATAGAAAGCTATGAGGGTGAACAGGCCGGAGTAATTATTTCTTTTATGGGCAGCATGGGAGCTCGTGAAATTTGGCGTAATTTTATGCGTCTGCGTTCAAATTGGCGTTTATGGAATTGTGCCGAACCTGACTCAAGTTATTTGTCATGCCGGGGAATGATTTTCGCGGATCAAAATATTTCGCTTGCTTCAGCTGGGGGATTTATTGAGACAAAGCGGGAATTATGGAGGACTCGGGCAATGCAAGTTAATGACTCTGTAGCTGCCGGGCGTGTTGTTGCATTAACTGAATGGCTGAAAAAAGCTATTGAATTAATTCCCAAACCTGTAGACAATCTAAATTATTCGTTATTATTGCGTAATCTTGAACGCGTTGACTCTATACCATTTGGAAATCAGAATTTAAATATTTCTTCACGACTTCACAGGCCTTCAGAGCGTAATGTTTTCATTGTTGAAGTAAGAAACAGGCATTATGATAATTTAGACATTGTGAATATTCGCGGACTTGCATACGTTCCCGGCTATTAAATAAAACTTTTTATGCTCTTTGTGTGATAGAATCAAGCTATTTTATATAGGGAGTAATTCTAATGGGAAAATTTATCGTGTCTAAGTTTGGCGGGAGTGCATTGGCCGACTCTGAAATGGTCAAGAAGACCGCAGAAATAATAAAGTCTGATCCATCGCGTAAATTTATAGTCGTATCAGCACCGGGCAGAAGATTCAAGAATGATTTACGTGTAACTGATTTGCTTTATTTGACTCATTCGAGATTCAAGAGCAGAGAAAAATATGACGAGACTTTGAATCAAGTTAAAGAAAGATTTCAGGAAATAATAAACGGTTTAGGGATTGAATTTAATATCGATGCAGAAATCACAGAAATCAAGCGCAGCATGTTATCAGGCAAGACTACAGAAGAAATAGCTTGCCGGGGCGAATATATTATGGCAAAAATTTTATCGCTTTATCTTGACTGGCAATTTGTAGACTCGGCTGAATTAATTTATTTCAAGATTGACGGCGAACTTGATCTCGCAAAATCTCTTGAGCGTTCGGCAATGAGATTCAGAAATTTAGATAATGCAATAATACCGGGCTTTTACGGGAGTATTCCCGGCGTTGGCTTGAAAACTTTTCCGAGGGGCGGCGGCGATACTTCAGGGGCGTTAATGGCTCGTGCACTTCACGCGGAACTCTACGAAAAATGGTCAGAGACTACGGAAATTTACACGGTTGATCCCTCAATAGTTCCCGACCCTCACAAAATCAGAAATGTTACATATACGGAACTCCGCGAGCTTACTTATATGGGCATCAAAGTTATTTATGAAGACGTTATATCATTGCTCCAATCTGAAAAAATTCCCATTAGTATACGAAATATATATAATCCTGATGATAAGGGGACTCTAATAAGTGAAGATTTACCGGAAAATTTACATCGCGGTGTCGCAGCATGTATCGCCGGACAAAGACATTAT from Synergistaceae bacterium encodes the following:
- a CDS encoding QueT transporter family protein, encoding MNTKSLVKAALIAALYAALTIILAPISYGAIQCRVSEALTLLPFYMPEAVPGLLIGCVIANLYSEMGLLDIIFGSLATLIAAVLTRKSRNIYIAAFWPVLSNMIIISLLISYLTDAPLIITGIYVALGEAAACYIIGVPLMKLLENRNIISKS
- a CDS encoding OmpH family outer membrane protein translates to MLSRKILLIVTVITLLVMNSALTANAAAKKPASTPITADFVGVVDRGEILNNHPRLKQVQEQLAKIARQKENEAKAAADKETDTAKKAQAVQAKRLELAQEEQRLMAPIYQDCEQAVREIAVKRKLTLVLDKFVVLIGGVDITQDVIQQLAKKK